A window of Acropora muricata isolate sample 2 chromosome 3, ASM3666990v1, whole genome shotgun sequence contains these coding sequences:
- the LOC136911462 gene encoding tigger transposable element-derived protein 6-like, producing MNTVPASKKRKVMTLDERVRVIKLSNQGDSARKIAASLGVGKTQVQTVIRNKEEILKEWESGVSGKRKYSQVRKTQYDDLNRLVWEWFCSARAKGLPVSGTLLQSKAIMFSLELNHDGFMASNGWLESFKARHNIRCAALSGEAADVDPTVVDDWEKRLETILEGYELEDIYNADETGVFFRALPTKSLVVRGEQCSGGKKSKDRLTLLLACSATGHKLKPLVIGKSKKPRCFKGKNIGALNIIYRHNNKAWMTSQLFCEWLDIVNNQMRSSNRKIILIVDNCAAHPHVERSNIKLVFLPPNTTAKLQPCDAGIIQAVKLQYRKKLLRKIAFAFDEVESASSLAKKVTLFDAIMWLRHAWSLLPETTIQKCFAHCGIKASSVDEVPESEGDNQDDTAEEILPLLNGITLEEFASQDNALLTSCDGVDDPNWETHLIEQAKNGFESDADEDDEDQGSENSEEDQPPEITVKEAARMVAELKRFGFKNNLKPEIVDALLNIESAIEQVKFDKQANAKQSKVTNFFLPLR from the exons ATGAATACCGTTCCTGCTTCAAAGAAACGCAAAGTAATGACTTTGGACGAGCGAGTTCGTGTCATTAAGCTGTCAAATCAAGGTGATTCGGCAAGGAAGATTGCGGCAAGCTTAGGAGTTGGTAAAACGCAAGTCCAAACAGTAATCCgcaacaaagaagaaattttaaaagagTGGGAGAGTGGTGTGAGTGGAAAGCGAAAATACAGCCAAGTAAGAAAAACACAGTATGACGACTTGAACAGACTTGTCTGGGAATGGTTTTGTTCTGCGCGTGCAAAAGGGCTTCCAGTATCTGGAACACTGCTTCAATCGAAAGCTATCATGTTTTCGCTAGAGCTGAACCACGATGGCTTCATGGCATCCAATGGCTGGTTAGAAAGCTTCAAGGCCCGTCACAATATTCGCTGTGCTGCGTTGAGTGGAGAAGCAGCTGATGTCGACCCAACTGTCGTAGATGATTGGGAAAAACGTCTTGAAACAATCCTAGAAGGTTACGAGCTGGAAGACATTTACAACGCTGACGAAACTGGCGTATTTTTTCGAGCGTTGCCAACTAAAAGTTTAGTTGTTCGCGGTGAACAATGCTCGggtggaaaaaaaagtaaagatcGATTGACCTTGCTGCTTGCTTGTAGTGCAACAGGGCATAAACTCAAGCCGCTAGTTATTGGCAAATCTAAAAAGCCCCGGTGTTTCAAAGGGAAGAACATTGGCGCTCTGAACATCATCTACCGTCACAACAATAAAGCGTGGATGACTTCACAGTTGTTTTGCGAATGGCTTGACATTGTCAATAATCAAATGCGAAGTTCCAATCGGAAGATCATTTTGATTGTTGACAACTGTGCAGCTCACCCACATGTGGAAAGAAGCAACATAAAGCTGGTATTTTTGCCACCCAACACAACCGCCAAGCTGCAACCCTGTGATGCTGGGATCATACAGGCAGTTAAGCTACAATACCGAAAAAAACTCCTCCGCAAGATTGCCTTTGCCTTCGACGAAGTGGAATCCGCATCTTCCTTAGCCAAGAAGGTCACACTATTTGATGCTATCATGTGGTTACGGCATGCTTGGAGTTTGTTGCCTGAAACAACGATTCAAAAGTGCTTTGCGCACTGTGGAATCAAAGCATCAAG tGTAGATGAGGTTCCCGAGAGCGAAGGCGATAATCAAGACGATACTGCTGAGGAAATTCTACCCTTGTTGAATGGCATTACCTTGGAAGAATTCGCCAGTCAAGACAATGCTTTGTTGACAAGTTGTGATGGAGTAGATGATCCAAATTGGGAAACGCATTTGATCGAACAAGCCAAGAATGGGTTTGAATCAGATGCTGACGAAGACGACGAAGATCAAGGAAGCGAAAACTCAGAGGAAGACCAGCCTCCTGAAATCACCGTTAAGGAAGCAGCTAGAATGGTTGCTGAACTAAAACGATTCGGCTTTAAAAATAACTTGAAGCCTGAAATTGTAGATGCTTTGTTGAACATTGAAAGCGCAATTGAGCAAGTAAAATTTGACaagcaagcaaacgcaaaaCAATCCAAAGtaacaaatttttttctgcCATTAAGATAG